From Bacteroidota bacterium, a single genomic window includes:
- the trmD gene encoding tRNA (guanosine(37)-N1)-methyltransferase TrmD: MRIDILTVLPQLLDSPFSDSIIKRAQSKGLAEIHLHNIRDYSSNKHKTIDDAPYGGSAGMVMMIEPIAKCIEKLQEQRIYDQIIYMTPDGIQLQQSIANKLSSMKNIIILCGHYKGIDQRVRDKYITMEISIGDYVLTGGELAAAVLCDTIIRVIPGVLNDETSALSDSFQDNLLAPPVYTRPADYQGLKVPEILLSGNSKIIDQWRHEQSLKRTLERRPDLLNREKEKKS; the protein is encoded by the coding sequence ATGAGAATAGATATTCTAACTGTCTTGCCCCAGTTGCTTGATAGTCCCTTTTCTGATTCTATTATTAAAAGAGCACAATCAAAGGGTTTGGCGGAAATTCATTTGCACAATATCAGGGATTATTCCTCAAACAAACATAAAACTATTGATGATGCACCCTATGGAGGCAGCGCGGGTATGGTTATGATGATTGAACCCATTGCCAAATGCATAGAAAAGCTACAGGAGCAAAGAATTTATGATCAAATCATTTATATGACACCTGATGGCATTCAACTTCAACAATCAATAGCCAATAAATTGTCCTCTATGAAAAACATTATTATTCTTTGTGGACATTATAAAGGAATTGATCAAAGAGTAAGAGACAAATATATTACCATGGAAATTTCAATTGGAGATTACGTGTTAACAGGAGGTGAATTAGCCGCAGCAGTATTGTGTGATACTATAATAAGAGTAATACCAGGGGTTTTAAATGATGAAACCTCTGCCCTATCAGATTCTTTTCAGGATAATTTATTAGCTCCTCCTGTTTACACACGACCTGCTGATTATCAAGGTTTAAAAGTTCCGGAAATTCTTCTCTCAGGCAATTCCAAAATCATTGACCAATGGAGACATGAGCAATCCTTGAAAAGAACCTTGGAAAGAAGACCTGACCTTCTAAACAGAGAAAAGGAAAAAAAATCATGA
- the rplS gene encoding 50S ribosomal protein L19 produces MELVKFVENELSTKPEFPAFKAGYTVTVHYKIKEGEKMRIQQFQGVVIQRKGSGVTETFTVRKISNNIGVERIFPITSPFIDKIEVNKVGVVRRARIFYIRELTGKKARLKEKKR; encoded by the coding sequence ATGGAATTAGTTAAATTTGTTGAGAACGAATTAAGCACAAAACCCGAATTTCCGGCTTTCAAGGCTGGTTATACTGTAACAGTGCATTACAAAATAAAAGAAGGTGAAAAAATGAGAATTCAGCAGTTTCAAGGTGTTGTAATTCAGAGAAAAGGCTCTGGTGTTACTGAAACTTTTACTGTTAGAAAAATTTCAAACAATATTGGTGTTGAAAGAATTTTCCCTATTACTTCTCCTTTTATTGACAAAATTGAAGTGAATAAAGTAGGCGTTGTTAGAAGGGCGAGAATATTTTATATCAGAGAATTAACTGGTAAAAAAGCAAGACTTAAAGAGAAAAAAAGATAA